TTGCTTGCGTTGAACAAGCTCTTAAATGCAAGTATTCCAGATAACGAAGTTCCACCAGGTATGAAGCATATATCAGAAGACGACTGGATGGCTTACTCAGACGCATTGGAAGAAAGTCGCATGTCCCAGCAATCATTAGAGTCCATATTCGAACAAACGAAACAACTATTACAGAAAGAAGTGGACGCAGATAATGAACTCAGAACTCTGCACGGGTCACTGCGGTGGACAATTCCTAAGGTAGAAGAAATGTCTTCCAGATTCAATGAGAAGATAAACAAAATCCAAGAATACCTCATACAAGGCAAGGCTATCACGGAAGAGACATATGAGATTTTTAACACTGTCGATAAAAAACTCATCACAACAGAACTAAAATTACCGGAAAATAACGATCCCACCTCCATAAAGGTTAGAGAAGCCACTAAACACCGCTATGACTACATCAGAGACGCTGAAAAGAATTCCATAGATAACAGAGTTCTTCCAAAGGTCGTCTCCTACCACAAGCAGACGCTATCCCTGGATTTCGAAGCCTTGTTCCAAGAACACTTAGTGTCAGTCTTCCAGCAAAACTTAGCATACGTCCGCGCCGAACGCGACCGTAACAACGAACTGATCAAAGAACTATATCTTAGAGACCAAAGTAACCCACTAAAAAAACTTCAACCACGTGACCTACTGATTCAAGACTTCCGTCACTCGCTCCAGCTTTTAGAACAGGTGAAGGAAAACATTGAGGAGGGCCGACGTTTCTACGACAGCTTATATCAGACTGTTGTTGCATTAGATGAGGAGATTAGACAATTCACCTCAGAGCGCCAAGCCGAGCGCGAGAGTTTAATTGCCAAACTGACTACataattttttaatatctTTACCCTTTACTGTCTTCTTTTTGCGTCGGTTGCCGACTCAACCACTCTTCATATTgctttttcttcttcccCCTATTAAGATTTGCTTTATGACGTCTACTTGATAGATGGATTTTCCAAGATTCTTTACCAATTAAGATTAACCCGTTATTGTTTTTGTCTAGGCAAATCCCGCAATTAAAACGGGTCCAATCATTGACTTTTTTCGGACTGTAATTGTTTACTTCAACAGTTTTTGTAGAATTATCTATTAAGTGTTGTAGCCCAGCGGGTACAAAGTCTTCTAGATTAGGCAGGCCCCTCATAAAATGATCTGCTATACTAAAAGCCCGACTTGCAACATTTTCATCCCACTTATCCAGATCTGTTGCGTTTAAAATGTAGATCTGGCCTTTAATATCTGGTATTAACATTTTACGTATCCACTTTACCTGTTTTTTTGCATATTGTCGAGTCCTAACTTTCATCTGATCTACGCAATCTTCCAGAGTTACATTGTTTTGATTTTCCAGCCACGGTAAAAACTCCTTGAATCCTATCACTTGGTAAACTCCGTTTTCACATTGCGATTTGGTATAGTTATTTTGCGTATAATAGTCGTAAAGTTGTTTAATCTCATTGAGGCCATCGGCTTTTATCATGGAATCGACGCGATCATCTAATCTCTTGTTTAGCGCTGATGCATCACTGTACACCCAGTAAAAGAGGGTATCATACCTCAATTTAAGATCCTGCGCATCAAAGGCTGCACTGGCCTTTTTACCAGTTTTGTAGTAAATCTCTAACATTCTTCGGACTCGCCGAGTGTCATTTGGGTGGTATCTTTGAGCGATTTCAGGGTCCACCTTAACAAGGTGATCGTAAACAAGCTGCGGATTTTCCGAATCTAGTATTTCAAGTTGTTCTGAAGTTGGCTGGCTAATTTTTTCGGTCCCAACGATACGCTTATTGAAGAGTATCTGTAAATAGTAGTGTGTGCCGCCAACAATAATCGGTACTTTACCACGAGAATGCAGATCGTTAATTGCTTTTAAACATTCCTCTTCAAAGCGGTGAAGATAATACTCCTCTGACCAATCAACATGATCCATCAGGTGATGTGCAATGCCATGTCGCTCTGCAAGTGGGTGCTTATTGGTTATGGTGGGTATGCCTTTGTACACCTGAAGTGAGTCAGAATTGATTATCTCGCCCTGGAACTTGGCAGCCAGTTGCACAGCAAGCTGTGATTTCCCAACGCCAGTAGTGCCAGCAACTACGATCACTTTTGGCAGCATTCTGGATATCATGTACGGTGCACGTGCGCTAGAACCGCTAGCATGGAAATAGATTTTCTTCAGTGCTTGTATTAAAAATATACACGGTTAATCATCGctatcatcatcatcgACGAGGCCATCGTGGTACTCGGCGGCGACGGTATCAAGGCGGTCAGCAACATCATCCCGGTCGTCGTCATGGCGTAGGACCCGGGGGAGGTAGTCCCTTCGCCAACTCTGGAATGTTTCTCTTACTGCTGAGGTGACTGCAAAATCTACGTAGTCAAGGTTCTTATACGCATCTGGAAGAGTATCCCATGGTTCCCATAAAGGAACACTCTCGCCGCGACCAACATGTAGCTCGTTAAATGCACGCTCCGCCCGCCTAGCACGGATACCATCACTGAAGTAGGTGTAGCTGGACTTAGAAGATCTGGCACGTGATATCAAATTTCGCTGCCAAACAGCTCCGGTAAGTTGATCTGCGACTTCCGCCATGGAGTGCTTTTGTGTAAGCGCAGCAACAGTATCAAATACTTGGCACAATTTTGCCCCTTGTTCCCATAATGACAGATTATGTAACGATTCACCTCCTAATGGGAAGTAGACATGACTTTCTTCAGTAAGAGATAATGTCGTACGGATCCGATTGCGTAATACGGGACGGAACTCCCCAACACCCCAGGAGAAAATAACAGACTTGGGCATCTCATCGCGAAGTATTTCAACAAGTTGTGTCCCGAAGCCGCCCCAAGCACTGTCAACATCAGTGACAACGTTAAACCCTTGTAGCATATCACATTTCTCTAGCTCCGTATGAAGGGGCCCGTCTATAAAGTCAATATTGCATTTCTCAGCACATACCTCTATGCCAGCCTCGTACAAATCAAAGCGACGCTCCCTTAATCCCTTGAAGTCTGGCAGACATGGCCTCTCAACATCATGACACCAGTTATCAAGCTCTTGGACATTCCCAGGTGTATATATCATTCTTGCATAATCTGACCAATATTCGGTGTTACTAGCATCCAGCCGCGGCAGTTCCGCTCCGCTGTCTAGGGCCCGCTGATAATCTGAACGCCGAATAGCAGGCCCTGTCCTAATAACAGTCACATGCTCGGCAGGGTCTGTATTAACCGATTCCGTAGTTACGCCACCATCGCCCACATAGTCAGCGCTTGAAGTATATTGATATCTACCAAGAGCGCCGCTGCCGTTCTTGGCATCAAATAGGAGTGCACGAGGCTCATATGAAACTGTGTGTGCAATACGATCTACCGATGAGTAAAGAAAAGTTGCCTCGGGTCTTCTCCTATCATTCAGGAGTCGTTCTTGGCCATTATAGAACTGTGTAATGATATGGCATGCCCTATGGGAGGCAGCGAGGTTCACTATCTCTTGCATATCGGCTTAAATCTATGTGACAGCCACCCTATTGCCATCACTATGTAAATAAATACCTATGCTTACTTACACTTGCTCCTATGCGCGTTATTTTGGAAAAATACAAGACCGGAGCGGAAGCATAACATTTTCCGTCCAGGCAGCGAATGTTCTATTTCACCTTCTCTCGGAAAAAAGCAAACTTAAATATAAATACAGAACTCAAATACAATGGAAGTTATACTACTGACATCAACTGTATAAAATTGTTCGATAATTCTAAATTAAAATCTCTTTAGCGATCCTATTAGAACCTAATTATTTTAGATAGTAATTATGCAGTCGGTATCGTCAAAAGCGGACCAAGTGCCTCCAGCGGCTAAGACATCGAACTCTAATAACATAATATCGGAGATGGATGGACATAACTCTAATAATTTGAGTACAGCTAGTGACACGGAAGGGTTTTCAATCGGGAAGGAATACGATAGTGAGATTGAACCTAGTCAACTAGACTGGGATGATAAATACGATATGGACAATCCTCACAACTGGTCAGCATGGAAGAAGTGGAGTACTGTTATGGTGGCGGCATTTTTAGCATTGGTTGTTACCATGGGTTCGTCATCATATATGTCTGCTGTGCCTGAATTTGTTACACGTTATAAAGTTGATCGTACATTAGCTATTTCCGGTTTAACATTCTATCTTCTCGGGTTAGCAAATGTCGTGGGAGCTCCCCTATCTGAGGTTTACGGACGTAAGCCTGTCTACTTGTATTCATTACCAATTTCTTTGTTGTTTGCTCTTGGTGTTGGTTTCTCTGATGGAAAAATGAGGATTGTTTTGCCGCTCAGGTTTTTGTCTGGTGTTTTTGCATCTCCAGCTTTATCTGTTGCAAGTGGGACAATTGCTGATATTTTTGATATGGATGAATTGTCTGTTTTGATGACATTCTTCTGTTTGGCTCCATTTTTAGGGCCTGTTATTTCTCCTATTATGACTGGTTACGCTGTTGAGAATAAAGATTGGCGCTGGGCAATCTGGATTCAGTTGTTAGCTGGTGCGGCTATTTTCCCATTTATAGTGATTATGCCAGAGACAAACAAAACTATTATCCTTCAAAAGCGTGCCAAGAAGCGTGGCTTAAATGTTCGCAAGCCTTCCGCAGAGGAATTACGTGCGTTCCTAAAAGCTACCTTCACAACCACTATATTCAGACCTTTGAAGATGCTTATGGTGGAGCCAATTGTGTTCGTGTTCTCTTTGTACGTTTCCTTTGTTTTCGCAGTTCTATTCGCATTTTTTGAATCATACCCACTTATTTTCAGACAACTATACCACTTCTCCATGGGTAACTACGGTTTAACCTTCTTGGGTATTTCAGTGGGTTTGTGGATCGGGTCTGCGTTCTATATCTGGTACGACCGTCGTTATTTGTTCCCTAAGGCTCCAGCCGGTACTCCACCCCTAGATCTTCCAACTTCTAGCCGTACAACTCCTTTCAGAGGTCACCGTGATGAAAACGGCAATATTGTTCCATTGAAGCCAGAGTCCATCATGTTTGTTGCTAAGGTTGGTTCTGTTGCATTACCAGCTGCATTATTCTGGATAGGTTGGAGTGCAAAGCCTTCAGTCCATTGGATGGTTCCTCTAGCTGCTGGAGTACCGTTTGGCTTCAGTTTGGTTCTGATATTTTTCAGTGTTTTGATGTACTTTACCATGTCGTACCCACCATTGGTGGTTGCTTCAGCCATGGCCGCCAATAACATGATGCGTTATGTATTCAGTTGCACATTCCCATTGTTCACTATTCAAATGTACGAGAAGTTGGGAATTGACTGGGCATCTTCCGTTTTTGCATTTATCAGTTTAGCAATGGTTCCTGTACCTTGGTTGTTTTCAAAGTATGGTGAACGTTTAAGAAAGAGATCTGTCTTTGGATACCACGCCATGCATGCTAAGCCAGCTGACCCTACTGTAGATGTTGAAAAGGAAAATGAGCATCAGGAAGCTGCAAGAGTTTAGTACACTCCAATCATAAAAATATTCATCAAAAAATATTCTCGCTGCCTATATTAGTTGGTTTCTTCTATCTATAATTTTATAAATTATTTTACATCTTAATTAATCATATACAACAATCGATACCTATTTAATAGAAAATCATCACCAATATTAAAGGCAACAATGCTAAGTAACGCTGTCACAATCGTCGTGGTTTTAATCTCCTTTATTATGTTACCACTCAAGAGATACGCGCCTTTTCGTAGGTGGCTAGCTGCTAAAGTCGAACAGGCTTTGCTTAAGACGGTATCCCCCTCATTTAACGGTTCCGTACAATTAGCACATAACTTCAAGCTATGCCAAGCAGACGAAAACTTTGAAACCGGAGAACCGTTAAGTAAACTGGTCGAGGCCTTAGGACACTTCCGCGAGTATGAACAGCGAGCTTTGAGCCAGAATGCCCAATTATTCACACGAACTAAAGAATTGGATGTAAGCACGCAACTTCAATTGCAATCTCTGGAATACTTCAATAAGCTTGAATTGGTCAATACCTCAATCACATCAAATTCTGCCACAATTAAGTTACTCGTAGAGTATACTTTGAGCACCCTGCACGCTCAGAACCCAGAATATTTGAAGGATCTTGAAACTGTTGGTAAGCGCCTAGGCTACCGGGTACATGCAAAGAACCCAGCTATCGTAGAAGAAACTGAAAAAGTTGTATTACCTGGCTATAAATCAAAGCAAAGCAAAGTGATACAGTCTACAAGTCATATTTTGCGGGACTGGCATCCTGATTATGCTGTGGAACGGAAACCGTTGATTAACTATATTACAGAAAACCTTAGCGGGATACCACAGAACAATCGAACTTTGGTTTTAATCCCTGGCTCTGGTTGTGGAGGAATTGCTTGTCAAATTGCAATGAAATTTCCCTATATGGAAGTAAATTCCATTGAACTCGATCCCTTTATGTACCTCTGCAACGAATTTGTTCTAGGGTCCAAGAAGAATATTTCCTTGAGACCTTTCGCACAAGACTTCAGTAACCACGGTGATGCAGAAACCCAAGTTAAAGAATTCAAACTCAATTTATCAGACCTTAACAAACCAAAAAACTTGAAGACACATTGGGGCGACTTTACCAAATTTATTCCGCAAAGTGATTATGATAACGTTGTTGTGGTCAGCGTATATTTTATTGACACAGCTGAAAATATTTTTACCTACTTTGAAGCTATAGAAAGGATGAAAAAGTACTGTAATAATTTAAGCTGGATAAATATTGGTCCTTTGAAATATGGTACGAGACCACTTGTTCAATTTACTGTGGAAGAACTCGCAGCTCTGCGACGCATTCGCGGTTGGACGGACAAAAATGCCAAGGTTACCAAAAAATGTCAAAACGGTTATGTTACAAACTACAATTCCTTATTTCAAGCATATTATGGATTAGTGAGTTTTTATTCAGTATATAAATAACATGTAAGTCTATTTCCTGAAAATATCCTCGCCTTTATTGAACTGAATCTTTTTATCTTGACCACCGCTGATGATGCCAACGCCTTTTGCCCATCTTACAGCGAATACCTTGTCATTTAAACCTTTCGTTACTGTCTTATCTTCCCTGGTTATGGTATACATGGGCGCGTTGCTCCTGATATCCCAAACTTTGACAGTTCCATCGTGCGAGGCTGAACACAGCATGTACTCGTTCTCCGGACATGTATCCATAGCGACAACGAAGTTCTTGTGGCCTACAAGTTGCTGCTGCGTTATTTTAGAGGAAGAATCTACTCTTGGATCATGTAAAGTGATGTGTCTTGCACTAGAACCACATGCCAATAGGTTTAGGGTAGGAATTTCAACCAATGACAATAGTGAGAACGCTGTTGTTTTGGTATCAACACAACGTGAGGTAACCAAGTCCCAAGTCTTGATAGTATGGTCCTGAGAGACAGAGTAAGCGACTGTAGTGTCATTAGAGTCGAAAATTACTTGCTCGACTGGTGCTTTATGTGATTCCAAAAAAGATAGAGGGGCACGTCTCCTAATAGAACTATCCTTGACGGCTaactttcttctttttgCTGCAGCTGTTGAAAAATTGTCACCTAAAGCTACCATGGGGTCTACTGCAGTCATATCTTTATAATTTGTGGACCATAATCCGACGCAATTGTCGTAGGAACTTGATAAAATTCTGTCCTGGCGGACATCCAAGGAGGTCACTGGAGCTTTGTGGCCTTCCAAAATGGCCAATGTTTGTGCCTCCTCGACTTCTTCAAGGTCTTCAGCATCTTGTAAATCTGTATTCTTTGTTTTCGAGAGACGTAAGGTACGGTCATTACCAGCAGATACGAACCGTGTGCTACTAATGTACTTTACTGCACGAATTGGACCGGAATGTCCAGAAAACTGTTTTTCAACCTTTCCCGACATATTCCATAGACGGACCACACCATCGTAAGATCCACTGATTATCTTGTTAGCACCGACGTCAAGCGAGCTCACCCAATCGTCGTTATTATAACTATTCAGGTAAGAAGGTGGCAAAACAGCTCTCGTATACTCCACATTCAAAACTGTCTCCGTAGATAGCCCACGTTTCGTAAGGTATTCATCTAGAGATACCCTTAAAAGTTCTCCATCGATCAAGAACTCGAACGGAACAGACTTTTCAGTCCCCAATAGGTGGTTTACAATCTCAGACAACCCATATCTTTTCAATGACACTGGAACATAAAGAGGCGCTTCTGCAACTTGTAGAGAGGCATCCTGCTCTCTTGTGAAAAACTTAAGCTTCACTTGAGACTTATCTTCAGCCATTGTCGCACCATCTTCTTCCGTTGATAAACTGTAGCTCATGCGATGAGcatcttcaaatttttCAGCTAGTAGGCATCACTGAAAAAGAAACGACTAAATCTAAAGTACACAGAAGCAAGTTCGTAGTTCAATCTAAGGGCTCCAGTACGGTTAGCGGGCATTGCCTGCTGATAGACTAATAATACAGTAAGTCGCTAACTAATTTTTACGTTATTCTATAAAAAATCTGTATCGCTTGCGCAGTTACCAACTAGGGCCATTTAATAGTTTCTACCCTATTCAGTATGAGGACGCTCATGAACTTCAATCTAGCTCTTCTTTTCCCCTCTGATCATCTATTTAGTTAGATGGCACAGTGAATAGAATGCATAAAATTTCGTATCACTGAGCTGAAACTAAAAAGAGGTATGTACCAGGAAAGAAGTTTATGTTCGATGCCGAGAATTTTGATGTAATAATTTACATCCGGCCGGGTAATTATGAACATTCATGTGAGGCTATTTGGGGCTAGTTCCTGCATTCGGAATAAAAAGCCAGCTTACTATAGCAAAGAGGAGCTGAGAGCCTCGGGGAACGGCACCTACGTAACCAGGCCCCACTTTCGCTCGTCCGGGAGCTATAATATGACTCTTGTTTGATGTACTATCACTCTAGACGAGCACATTCGTGAACTAGTTCCGAATATTCCCGAACTTAGCACGGTGTAAATGGTATAAAACATCCAGTACATTTCATATATAGGTTCGTTGGGTACTTGTAACGTGTAAAGGTTGCTTGTAAAGGCTGAAATTCATCTTTGAAAGTCTCTGAAACTAAAAAATGGCTTCAAGTGTTCCGGGCCCATTCCCATTGCCAGCCTCGCGCTATGACTTAAACAGTTACTGGGGTAGAGTGCGCCATTGTGCGGAGATTGCGGACCCAACAATGCTTCTCACCACTGAGGCTGATGTAAAACGTTCGAAAGAAATTATTAGATCTTTTCGTTATGGAGaattaaaggaattgactCCAGAGTTTTGGCTAGCCAAGAAGCGTTTAGATTCGACAATTCATCCTGATACTGGAGAACCTGTTTTCCTGCCATTTCGTATGTCATCCAATGTGCTTTCTAATCTTCTTGTTACCACTGGTATGTTAACTCCGGGGTTAGGGACTATGGGTACATTATTTTGGCAATGGGCTAACCAATCTTTAAATGTTGCTGTAAATTCAGCCAATGCGAACAAGTCAGAACCTATGAGCACGCAGCAGTTGATTACCAACTACGCAGCTGCCGTTTCTGCATCATGTGGTGTTGCTGTGGGTCTAAATAAGCTTGTTCCAAGACTAAAAAATCTCTCGCCCTCTACCAAGATGGTTCTCGGTCGTTTAGTCCCGTTTGCCGCTGTTGCTTCTGCGGGTATTGTTAATGTGTTCTTGATGAGAGGAAATGAAATACGCAAAGGTATTTCGGTATTTGATGATCACGGTGAGGAGTTAGGGAAGTCAAAGAAAGCCGCTGTTCTTGCTGTTGGTGAAACAGCTTTGAGTAGGGTGATTAACGCTACTCCAATTATGGTTGTCCCACCATTAGTGATGATGAGGCTACAACGTGGtattttgaagaataaGTCATTCGCGCTCCAGACGATGGTTCAACTAGGTGTCATCACAGCCACAGCGTTTATTGCATTGCCTTTCGCTCTTGCAATTTTCCCACAATATCAAGCTATAGATGTTAACAAGTTAGAACCTGAATTCTCTAACAAGAAGGATAAGAATGGCAGTATTATTCAAAAGGTTCACTTTAACAGAGGTATGTAAACCTTTTGACTTCGGAGGTGATAGAAAAAGAGGCGATACCATGATTATCTAGATAAAAGGGTGTTGACTACGTAAATAATACCCTCAGATAGTTAAGATTAATTGTGTATCTAAGCAAATGCAGTTCGCCCTAGTAACGGGACATCGGTTAGCTGTTCAATGATTGAAATCTCTTAGAAAGCTGTTAAGCTCAGCAATTTTAGATGCAAAGCAATCAGTATTTACGATACCACCCAATTCAATGCAGAGCTTCCTGGCAGTAAAGCATTATTTAGTTCTTCAATAGTAGATTCCTCTTCAAATAGCTTAGCTATCTCTGAAGCGTGGGCAGCCAAACTGTCGGGAGCAACGAAGCAACAACCTAAGCCCCCTAGCTCCGTCGTAAAGGACTCGTAGCCATGATTCTTCGAAAGTGTTTCAATGAAGGAAGTTACAGCTTCATCAGTGGTACCTGTCTTCAAAAGAGTGAAAGCACATCCTCCACCTCCTGCACCAGTAAGTTTGGTGGAGCCAATGCCTGTAGAATCGCTTAAGCTCTTGATTACCTCCAAGCCAGGATGTGAAACACCTAAAGACACTAGCAACCCGTGGTTGATTCTGACTAGCTCCAGCATTTCTGTATATCTCTTGGGGTCTGAACTAATTGCAGGAAGTAACTCCTTGGCTTTAGTTGCAACCGCGCTCATAGCTTCCAAAATAGTGCTCGTGATGACTGGTTCCCGCTCAAACAACTTGCGCACATTTGCAACCAAAACCTTAGTTGACTTTGGAATCTTCGTATTTGTAAGCACCATGGGCACTTGTGGAAACTCCTTTATTGGCTCAAACGTGGTGGAACCATCTTCCTGTCTTCTGAACACAACTGCATTGCCGTATGTGGCCACCGCATTGTCAATTCCAGAGGGCGTCCCGTGGTTACACTTCTCTGCAATAAATGACCACTTATTCACAAACTCCAAGTCACTTGAAGAGAGCTCCTTAGATTCAGCATCAAGGTGGCCACCTAATTTGGCCATAGCTAGTGCCAGACACACAGCAATTGACGCGCTAGATCCTAATCCGGCGCCAATCGGTAACGTGGACTTCAAAATAAATCTAACGCCCTTCAGATTTGGACAAAGACACATATAAAGATACAAGAAGCACACCGCTGCTTGCTGCTCTAAGTCGCTGCCCTTTCCTGACACTTGGGAGCGTACAAATTCCATCACATAGTTATTAACATCATTACTCTCCTGTGCCAGAGTTAACTGCTGTCTATCAATCTCCTCCAAATCCTTATGAGGCCACGAATAATTAGAGTTTATATCAGGAAACGCCATTTCTACAACGCTTTCATCCTCAGTCTTTTTAACATATAAGTAAGACCTTAACGAAGATACCGAAGCCGCCATTGCAGGCTTACCGTACACTGCAGAGTGCTCACCAAAGATAATAATCTTTCCAGGTGCAGAAGCCACTATTGGCACCATCTCAGTACTGTTTACGACTGTCATGTGCCCAGTGGTATTCCCTATTAAGTCGCTATTGTAGTTCGTTCCTCGATCTGTTTCTTGGGAATTGTTAGGCGCTTTATATATATGAATATATAAACTGATAAACAGATCTATAAAAAACGAGAATAAAGGATTTAATAACTGATCTGATAGCTGATCATGATCAGAGCCGGATTAATTAGAAGTATCGAATCTTTAAAACCACGTCTCTTATTTAAGTATCACGTGGTTGTTGATGTTTAGGTGTTCTTAGTGATAATAATACCTATCCTGTTTTTGCTACTTTTGTTAACTGTCCATTTAACCAGCAAAAGATAATTATTCTACCCAATTAAATATTCAtaattaaagatattttgCTATTGAATTGCTATTAATTTCGGGATCCTAGTGTAATAGCTGAAGTTAAGGATGATAGAGAAGCAAGAAGCGGTTTTCCGATCAGCGGAAATGAGGTTGATTGAAATGTTCATCCCTCAAGAGATTGCCCGAAATACTGTTTATATTCTAGGGGAAAGTGGTTTACTTCAGTTTCGGGATTTAAATAAGAAAGTCAGAAGTTTCCAACGTACTTTTGTATCTGAGCTTAGACGGTTGGATAACGTGGAACGGCAATATCGGTACTTTTACTCGCTTTTGAGAAAGTACAAAATTCCATTTTACGAAGAAGTCCAAGATGGAACCCAGGTGCGTGATATTAGAGCTGGATTTGATTTACCGCCTAGTACTTCAGTAATTGACGATCACGTGGAAAACGCGCAGTTGCTAGAAGACCGGTTCGTGCAATTGGTTGAAGCTAGCGAGCAGTTAGAGTCACAAAAAACCCAGCTTGACGAGTTCAAAGCGCTTCTTTTGGCTTCAGGTGAATTTTTTGAGAACTGCGGTGTGGATATTCAGGTGGCGTCTACTAATGCTGGTGAACAAGATGGAGAGCTGGAAGATGGGGCCTCCTCCAAGTTCTTGCCGTACTTTACTGGTGTAATTCCAAGAGATAAGGTTTCCACTTTGGTGAAAACTTTATGGAGAATGGTGAGAGGTAATCTTTACTTTAGAAATGTGGAACTGCCTACTAAATTTTATGATGCAAAATCAAAGGAATACATTTATAAGGATGCGTTTATTGTTTTTGCACACGGCGACTTAATTATGAAAAGAATCAAAAAAATTGCAGAATCTCTAGACGCAAACTTGTATGACATTCAGAATTCGCAAGAACTCAGATCTCGGCAGATAGTTGAACTAAACGAAAAATTAGATGACTTCGAAAAGGTTATGCACACAACTGCAGTCACCTTGGAAAGTGGGTTATATTCTATCAGCAAGGAATTAGCCGACTGGAATAAGCAGATCTGTAAAGAAAAGGCCGTGTATAATACGCTAAATCTTTTCGTCTACAATTCCAGTAGAAGAACGTTGACAGCAGAAGGCTGGATCCCAGTTGACGAACTTGAAACATTGCAGGTTATTTTGCAAAAACTGACTGCTGCTCTTGGAGTAGATGCGTCACCTCTGATCAATGTTTTGGATACCAACTTGACACCTCCAACGTTCCATCGTACTAACAAGTTTACAAAAGCTTTTCAAGATATTTGCGATTGTTACGGTATAGCATCTTACCAAGAAGTGAACCCCGGCTTGGCCACCATTGTTACTTTCCCTTTCATGTTTGCAATCATGTTTGGTGACATGGGCCATGGTATGATATTGGCATTAGCAGCTAGTGTTCTTGTCCTTTATGAAAAGAACATTTCAAAGCTCAAAAGGGATGAAATTTTTGATATGGCATTTTCAGGTAGATATATCTTACTTTTAATGGGTCTGTTTTCAATATACACAGGGTTGATCTACAATGATATGTTTTCTAAATCTCTAACCCTCTTCAAGTCGGGCTGGAAATGGCCGGACTCTT
The Eremothecium sinecaudum strain ATCC 58844 chromosome II, complete sequence DNA segment above includes these coding regions:
- the TPO4 gene encoding Tpo4p (Syntenic homolog of Ashbya gossypii AER339C; Syntenic homolog of Saccharomyces cerevisiae YOR273C (TPO4)) is translated as MQSVSSKADQVPPAAKTSNSNNIISEMDGHNSNNLSTASDTEGFSIGKEYDSEIEPSQLDWDDKYDMDNPHNWSAWKKWSTVMVAAFLALVVTMGSSSYMSAVPEFVTRYKVDRTLAISGLTFYLLGLANVVGAPLSEVYGRKPVYLYSLPISLLFALGVGFSDGKMRIVLPLRFLSGVFASPALSVASGTIADIFDMDELSVLMTFFCLAPFLGPVISPIMTGYAVENKDWRWAIWIQLLAGAAIFPFIVIMPETNKTIILQKRAKKRGLNVRKPSAEELRAFLKATFTTTIFRPLKMLMVEPIVFVFSLYVSFVFAVLFAFFESYPLIFRQLYHFSMGNYGLTFLGISVGLWIGSAFYIWYDRRYLFPKAPAGTPPLDLPTSSRTTPFRGHRDENGNIVPLKPESIMFVAKVGSVALPAALFWIGWSAKPSVHWMVPLAAGVPFGFSLVLIFFSVLMYFTMSYPPLVVASAMAANNMMRYVFSCTFPLFTIQMYEKLGIDWASSVFAFISLAMVPVPWLFSKYGERLRKRSVFGYHAMHAKPADPTVDVEKENEHQEAARV
- the DML1 gene encoding Dml1p (Syntenic homolog of Ashbya gossypii AER340W; Syntenic homolog of Saccharomyces cerevisiae YMR211W (DML1)), with amino-acid sequence MQEIVNLAASHRACHIITQFYNGQERLLNDRRRPEATFLYSSVDRIAHTVSYEPRALLFDAKNGSGALGRYQYTSSADYVGDGGVTTESVNTDPAEHVTVIRTGPAIRRSDYQRALDSGAELPRLDASNTEYWSDYARMIYTPGNVQELDNWCHDVERPCLPDFKGLRERRFDLYEAGIEVCAEKCNIDFIDGPLHTELEKCDMLQGFNVVTDVDSAWGGFGTQLVEILRDEMPKSVIFSWGVGEFRPVLRNRIRTTLSLTEESHVYFPLGGESLHNLSLWEQGAKLCQVFDTVAALTQKHSMAEVADQLTGAVWQRNLISRARSSKSSYTYFSDGIRARRAERAFNELHVGRGESVPLWEPWDTLPDAYKNLDYVDFAVTSAVRETFQSWRRDYLPRVLRHDDDRDDVADRLDTVAAEYHDGLVDDDDSDD
- the MOD5 gene encoding tRNA dimethylallyltransferase (Syntenic homolog of Ashbya gossypii AER341W; Syntenic homolog of Saccharomyces cerevisiae YOR274W (MOD5)); its protein translation is MISRMLPKVIVVAGTTGVGKSQLAVQLAAKFQGEIINSDSLQVYKGIPTITNKHPLAERHGIAHHLMDHVDWSEEYYLHRFEEECLKAINDLHSRGKVPIIVGGTHYYLQILFNKRIVGTEKISQPTSEQLEILDSENPQLVYDHLVKVDPEIAQRYHPNDTRRVRRMLEIYYKTGKKASAAFDAQDLKLRYDTLFYWVYSDASALNKRLDDRVDSMIKADGLNEIKQLYDYYTQNNYTKSQCENGVYQVIGFKEFLPWLENQNNVTLEDCVDQMKVRTRQYAKKQVKWIRKMLIPDIKGQIYILNATDLDKWDENVASRAFSIADHFMRGLPNLEDFVPAGLQHLIDNSTKTVEVNNYSPKKVNDWTRFNCGICLDKNNNGLILIGKESWKIHLSSRRHKANLNRGKKKKQYEEWLSRQPTQKEDSKG
- a CDS encoding uncharacterized protein (Syntenic homolog of Ashbya gossypii AER338C; Syntenic homolog of Saccharomyces cerevisiae YMR209C), yielding MLSNAVTIVVVLISFIMLPLKRYAPFRRWLAAKVEQALLKTVSPSFNGSVQLAHNFKLCQADENFETGEPLSKLVEALGHFREYEQRALSQNAQLFTRTKELDVSTQLQLQSLEYFNKLELVNTSITSNSATIKLLVEYTLSTLHAQNPEYLKDLETVGKRLGYRVHAKNPAIVEETEKVVLPGYKSKQSKVIQSTSHILRDWHPDYAVERKPLINYITENLSGIPQNNRTLVLIPGSGCGGIACQIAMKFPYMEVNSIELDPFMYLCNEFVLGSKKNISLRPFAQDFSNHGDAETQVKEFKLNLSDLNKPKNLKTHWGDFTKFIPQSDYDNVVVVSVYFIDTAENIFTYFEAIERMKKYCNNLSWINIGPLKYGTRPLVQFTVEELAALRRIRGWTDKNAKVTKKCQNGYVTNYNSLFQAYYGLVSFYSVYK